Proteins from a single region of Juglans microcarpa x Juglans regia isolate MS1-56 chromosome 5S, Jm3101_v1.0, whole genome shotgun sequence:
- the LOC121267516 gene encoding protein transport protein Sec61 subunit gamma-like, translated as MDAIDSVFDPLREFSKDSVRLVKHCHKPDRKEFTKVAFRTATGFVVMGFVGFFVKLIFIPINNIIVGSG; from the coding sequence atggatgcTATAGACTCAGTCTTCGACCCCCTCAGAGAATTCTCTAAGGATAGCGTCCGCCTCGTTAAGCATTGCCACAAGCCCGACCGCAAAGAGTTTACAAAGGTTGCGTTCCGTACTGCGACTGGGTTTGTGGTGATGGGGTTCGTTGGGTTCTTTGTGAAGCTGATCTTCATCCCCATCAACAACATCATCGTTGGGTCTGGTTAA